From the Porphyrobacter sp. CACIAM 03H1 genome, the window ACCAAGAGCACCGAACAGGCGAAGCCGATCGCCGTGCCTGAGAATAGCCAGTGAAAATTCATCACCGTTAGCAGAGCTGCGGCCAGCATTGGGCTGGTCAGGCTTTCCATGTCGTAGGCAAGGCGCGAGAGCGACAGTGCGTTCGTGTAGTCTTTCTCGTCCGGCAGCACGTCGGGGATGGTCGCCTGAAAGGTCGGCGTGAACCCGGCCGAGGCCGATTGCAGCACGAAGATCAGGACATAAATCTGCCAAATCTGATCGACGAACGGCAGCGCCAAGACAACGAGCGCGCGGATGACATCCATCGCCACGAGGAAGGCGCGGCGCGGCAAACGGTTTGCGTAAGCGCCGACGACTGGCGCGACGCCGATGTAGGCGACCATCTTAATCGCCATAGCCGTGCCGAGCACCGCTCCTGCGTCCGCCCCGGCAATGTCATAAGCGAGAAGGCCCAGCGCGACCGTAGCCAAGCCAGTGCCAATCAGCGCGACAACCTGCGCCATGAACAGGTGCCGATAAGTTCGATTGGCCAATACCGAGAGCATCGCTACCTCGTTCGGTGCGTTGGAAAGGATGGATAGGTCACGGCGCTACATTCCCCTCAACGGGGCTGGCCGGCGCGATCGGGACGTTAGACAACCCGCTTGACCTCGCCATATTCGCCTTGCGTGCGCAGCGTGATCGTCACGGGAGCGCCGGAGCGGTTACGCCAGAACCAGCCGTGGCTTCCGTCGAAAGCCGCGATCAACTCGCCTTGTTCGCCGGTGGATTCCCGGCCCTTTCCCTAGCCGTGATAGGAGATACCCGGCGCATCGGCGTGGGTGTCGTAATTGACGTGCCCCCCTTCGACCGACCAGTTGAAGGCTATCTGCGCCCCACGATCAGCTGTTAGCTTGATCTCCGCTCCCTGTCCGGGCGCGAGCGTCAGCCGCGTCGTGTCATTCCGACCGGCCGGCGCACTTGGCCTTTCCGGCTGCGCTTGGGCCACTGTCGGCTGAGCGCTTCCAGCGGAGGCTTGTGCAGGGGCCGGCCGGCTCGTCCGCTCCGCCGCGGCGGCATCGGCGGCCGCGTCTTGCGCGGCTTCCTCGGCGAGCTGCACCTTGATCTCGCCCATCTGCGTCAGGCCAAGCACTCGGCCGGCTCCAGTGGGATCGACCCCGTATTCCGAGGGCAGGATGACGGCGACGAGAAGGGCACCGGCCGACGCGGCGGCGATGAGAGTGGCCCGGATCAACTGCCGATTGGTCGGCAGGTCATCGAGATTGGGGCGTTGTGCGTTGAACATGATCGAGACTCCTTGAATCAGGCGACGGCGAAGCCGACGAGTTGGTAGCCAACCAGCACGAAGCCGGCGGCCATCAGGATGGTGTTGGCGGCGAAGGCGTGGCGCATGAAGCTGCTCGTCCGGCGCCAGAAGCCCATCAGGATCAAGATGGCGGCAAGCGCGAGAAGCTGTCCGATCTCGACGCCAATGTTGAATGCGATGAGGTTCGCAAGAAGGCCGTCCGGCGAAATCTCGAACTCGATGATCTTGGTGGCGAGCCCGAAGCCGTGGAAGAAGCCGAACACCAGCGTCGCCGCCTTAGTGTTCGGTTGAACGCCGAACCAGCGTTGGAATGCGCCCAGGTTGTCCAGCGCCTTGTAAACCACCGACAGGCCGATGATCGCGTCGATGATATAGGCGTTCGCGCTTATCCCGGTCAGCACCCCGAACAGCATCGTTGTCGAGTGTCCGACCGCGAACAGCGTGACGTAGATGGCGATGTGCTTCATCCGGTAAAGGAAGAAGATCACGCCGAACAGGAACAGCAGATGGTCGTAGCCCGTGACCATGTGCTTGGCCCCGAGATAGAGGAACGGGAAGAACAGGACGCCGCTGCTTTCCTGGATGTAGCCTTTGTCGCCCTCGGCGACGTTGTGGGCGAAGGCGTCAACGCCGAAACAGAACGAGAGCGCGAACAGGCTGAGAGCCAGGAACAGCCTGTTTCGAGGGCCGCGCTGCATGGTAGCAAACAAACTCATCATGAAACTCCTTTCCGGTCTCCCGCGCGCCGGGGCGGCGCGCGGGAGTGGACAGACTCAGGCTTCCGCCAGAGTCGGGTTGGTGGATTGATCGCTCTCTCGGCGGGCGGCACGGCCGTGGACGATCCGGTAGAGTGCTGGCAGGACGAGCAGCGTCAGCATTGTCGATGATATGACGCCGCCGATGACGACCGTCGCGAGCGGCCGCTGGACTTCCGCGCCCGCCCCGACGTTGAACGCCATCGGCACGAAGCCAAGGCTTGCGACCAGCGCCGTCATCAGCACGGGCCGCAAGCGTGTCAGTGCGCCCTCGCGTATCGCGGGATCGAGGCCCAACCCATCGGCGCGAAGCTGTCGGATGAAACTCAGCATCACCAGCCCGTTGAGGACGGCGACACCCGACAGGGCGATGAAGCCGACCCCGGCCGAGATCGAAAGCGGCATTCCGCGCAGCAGGAGTGCCGCGACGCCTCCGGTCAGTGCCAAGGGCACCCCCGAAAAGACGATCGCCGAATCCTTGAACGAGCGGAACAGAGCGTAGAGCAAGCCGAAGATCAGCAGCAGCACCAGCGGGACGACGATTTGCAGGCGCTGCGCTGCCGAGATGAGCTGCTCAAACGTGCCTCCGTAGCTCACCCAATAGCCTGACGGCACCTCGACTTCGGCGCCGACCCTCTGGCGCACTTCCTCAATGAACGATCCGAGATCCCGCCCCCGGACGTTAGCGGTGACGACCACGCGCCGCTTGCCGTCCTCGCGGCTAATTTGGTTCGGCCCGGTCACAACCTCGACGCGGGCGACATCAGCGAGCGGCACGAAGTTGCGAATGCCGGCTTCGTTGGTTCCGCCGACCGGAATGCGGAGCCGGCCGATTTCATCGGCACGCGAACGCACATCCTCGGGAAGCCTCACGATGATCGGAAAGCGCCGATCGCCCTCAAAGATTTGACCCGCCTGCTGCCCTCCGATGGAGACAGCCACGACATCCTGAATGTCACCGACGTTCAGGCCGAGCCGCGCGAGCGCAGACCGATCGGGCGTTATTTGCAGGATCGGCAGGCCCGTTACCTGTTCGACACTGACATCCTGGGCGCCTTCGATTCCGCTGACCACACCCTCGATTTGCTCACCGATCGCCCGCAACTGATCGAGATCGTCGCCGAATACCTTGATCGCAACGTCCGCGCGGACACCGGACAGCAGCTCGTTGAACCGCATCTGGATTGGCTGGGTGAACTCGTAGTTGTTGCCTGGAATGGCACTTGCCGCTTGCTCCATCTCGCGCACGAGCTGGGCGCGCGACTTCCTCGGGTTCGGCCATTCGGATCGCTCCCTGAGAAAAATGAACGTGTCGGCGACCGATGGCGGCATCGGGTCGGTTGCCACTTCCGCCGTGCCGATCTTGGAGACGATCCGTTCGACCTCTGGAAACTGACGCAGGCGGTTTTCCAGCGTCGTCTGCATGGTGATAGCTTGGCTGAGACTTGTGCCCGGAATGCGCAGAGCATGGAGCGCGATGTCGCCTTCATCGAGACTGGGCACGAACTCAGAGCCCATGCGCGAGGCGGCCACGCCGGCGATGGCTACGAGCGCTACCGCGCCAATGACGAAGGCCGTGCGAAGCCGGAGTGCCGCATCTAGCGCCGGCGCGTAGAGGCGACGCGCGCCGCGCATCAGCCGGCTATCCTTTTCCTCGACCTTGCCGGTGACGAACATGGCGACGGCGGCCGGAACGAAGGTCAACGACAGCAGCAAGGCGGCGGTCAACGCCATCACGACAGTTATCGCCATCGGATGGAACATCTTTCCTTCGACGCCAGTAAGCGCGAAGATCGGCACGTAGACGAGCGTGATAATTAGCACGCCAAACAGCGACGGGCGGATGACTTCCGAACTGGCCGATGCGGCCAGATCAAAGCGTTCCTCGCGCGAGAGTAGCCGCCCGAGCCGATGCTGAGCCTCGCCGAAGCGACGCAGGCAATTCTCGACTATGATGACCGCGCCATCGACGATGAGGCCGAAATCGAGCGCGCCCAAGCTCATCAGATTGCCCGACACGCCCGCGCGCACCATGCCCGTCATCGTCATCAGCATGGAGATCGGGATCACCGCTGCCGTGATGAGCGCCGCACGGATATTGCCGAGCAGCAGGAACAATACGACGATGACGAGCAATGCGCCTTCCGCCAGATTGGTGGCGACCGTCTTAATGGTGCGATCGACGAGATCGGTGCGATCGTAGATCGGGACGGCACGCACACCGTCCGGAAGAGCCCTGGCCGCTTCCTCAAGCCGCTCGGCAGCGGCTTGGGCGACCACACGGCTGTTCTCACCAGCGAGCATGAACACGGTGCCAAGGACGACTTCCTGCCCATTCTCCGTCGCTGCGCCCGTCCGCAGCTCCTCGCCCATGCCAACGTCCGCGACATCCGCGACGCGGATGGGAACGCCGCCGCGGTTGGCGACTATGATTGAGCGCAGATCGTCGATGCCCGACGCTTGGCCGGGCACACGGACGAGATATTGCTCGCCGTATCGCTCGATATAGCCCGCGCCGACATTGGCGTTATTGCGGTCGAGCGCTTGCACCACGTCGTTCAGAGACAGCCCGTAGGACGAGAGACGTTCAGGCAGCGGCGTCACATGATATTGCCGCTCATAGCCGCCGATGCTGTTGACCTCGGTGACGCCGGGCGTGTTGCGAAGCTGCGGCCGGATCACCCAATCCTGCAACGTGCGCAGGTCTTCGGGGGTGTAGCGGCTTCCGTCCGGCTTGCGCGCGTTCGGCTCCGCCTCCAGCACATACATGAAGATTTCGCCGAGGCCCGTGGCGATCGGTCCCATCTCCGGCACGACGCCTTCTGGAAGCTGATCGCGCGCGGTCTGGAGGCGTTCGTTGATGAGTTGGCGCGCAAAATAGATGTCGGTGCCGTCCTCGAACACCGCCGTCACCTGGCTCAGCCCGTAGCGCGAGATTGAGCGCGTATATTGCAGACCGGGCACGCCGGCGATGGCAGTCTCGACGGGGAAAGTGACGCGCTGTTCCGCTTCGAGCGGTGAGAAGCCAGCCGCCTCGCTATTGATCTGAACTTGGACATTGGTGATGTCCGGCGTGGCGTCGATCGGGAGGCGCTGGAAGCTCCAGATGCCGACCGCGCACAACAGCACGACGATGGCCAGCACCGCCCAGCGGAAGCGGATGGAAGCCGCGAGGATGCGTTCCAGCAGCTCCCGACGTTCGGGGGCAACGGTATCAGTGGTCATGGCTTGCCCCCGACTTCTCGATGTCGGCGCGGATCAGGAAGGCGCCCTCGGTCACATATTCCGTGCCCGGCTCTAGGCCGCCCAACACCTCGGTCCATTCGGGCGTGCGCCGCCCGATCTCCAGCATCCGCACTTCGTAGGTGTTGCCGACCCTGGCATAGACCACCTCGAAATCGCGGAAGCGCTGGATGGCGCGTGTGCGAACCGCCAGCGGAACCTGCGCCTCCGCGATAGCGAACGAGCCCTCAACGCCCATGCCGGGCCGGAAGACTTGCGATGCGCGTGGCGGGAGATGGACATGCGCCACGAGCGTCTGACTGGCTATGTCGGCCGTGGGTAAGATGGCCTCCACCGGCGCCTCGATCCGCGCTTCGCCGGAAAGGCTGCGCACGGACACGCGCTGACCCACCCGCACACGTTCCGCATCGCGCGGGAACACGAAGAACTCGGCATGAATGTCAGAAGGATTGGCAATCACGAACAGAGCGCGGTCGCCGGTCGTATCGCCGACGTTGGCGTTCTTCTCGACGATCACGCCGCTGATCGGGGCCGTGACCGCATAGGTCTGGAGCGAATGGCTCGACTCGACACGCAGTAGAGTTTGTCCCCGAGTGACCTGCTGGCCGAGCCGGCCGGTCATCCACACGATCTGTCCGGGCAAGCGGGCACGCACATCGGCGCTGCCTTCGGGCGTGATCTCCACCCGGCCGGCCATGTCGATCAGCTCGGCGACCGTTGCGGGGCCAGCCCGCTCCGTCCGCACGCCGCCGGCCTGTGCCGCCTGCGGAGAAATGGTCGTGCGACCTTCATAGGAAGCGTAGGCCCAACTATGCGTGCGCCCACCTTCCACCGCGCGCACCCGCACATCGAACGAGTGGGGTTCGGCAACGACGCCGTTACCGCGCAGAAAATCCTCTTGGGGTCGGAACGCGAACCGATCAGTTCGACCGCCCAGCCGGCTTAGCTCGATAGCGAGCTGCACTTGGTTAGGCGCGATCGGCTCGCCGTCCCGATACGGGTAAACCCGGTATTCGGGTTCGACACTATCCTCAAAGATCGTGACCTCAAGCGCGAAGTCGCCGTTGTGCAGCATCCTACCGCCATGCGGGCCGCGTTCGTAATCGGCTGCGGCTGCGGCTTCCGGTTGTTCGGTTTCGTTTGTCGTTGGCGAGCCGCTGCATCCGGCCAGCAAGGCGCAGGCGAGCAAGGCACCCGCCGATAGAAGGGAACGTGCCATCAGCGAATCTCCGCGCTGGAAAGGAGGGGAGCGTGGCGGCCGGTGAGCCGGTCGAGCCGGGCTCCCGCCAGATGAAACCGACGCAGCAGATCGACGCGACGCGATCGAACATCGACCACGGCTTGCTGAGCTTGGCTCACCTCAAGAAAGGTGAAGGCGGTGCCGCCTCGCCGGAAACCGTCACGGACGAGAACCACCGCGCGTTCGGCGCTAGGCAGCACTTCACTATCGAGCCGCCCTATCTCAGTGAGGATCGCCGCGCGCTCCGCCACCAGCCGGTCAATCTCACGCGCGACTTGAACACGGATCACGGCGATTTCGGCCTCAGCCGCTTGGGCGTCGGCCTGGGCGCGAAGAACATTGCCCCGGTTGGCGGAGCGGCTGCCAAGTGGGATCGACCCCCCGACAACGAGCGCAACGTCATTACCGTCGCCGAAGTGACGCACTCCGACGCGAGCGGTCGGATTTCCGACATTCGCAGTCTCGGCTAGGCGAAGCCGCGCCCCGGCCGCGTCGCGCTCGGCCGCAAGCAAAGCGAGATCAGGGCTGGCTTCGGCTCGCGCCGCCGACGCGCCCGGCGTATCGAATGATGCGAGATCAAGCCGGAAGTCGGCAGTTCCGCCCCAATAGGCTGCCAGACCCGCCCTAGCGATCCGCGCCGTCTCGCGTGCTTGACCCAGCGCGATCCTGGCCTGCGCCACGGCGGTTCGCGCGCGTTCCCCGGCGAAAAGCGGGTCGAGCGCGCGTCCGACGCGACGATCAACCTCCGCCTCTACCCGCTGGGCTTCTGCAAGGCGCTGTTCAGCAATCGGAACCGCTGCCTCGGCAGCCAGCGCTTCGACCCATGCAGTCTGCACTTGAGCCAGCAGGTCCAGCATCCGCAGGCGGTTGCGTTCCGTAGCGACCCCAAGCTCGGAGCGCGCCGCACCGATACGTGCCTGCCGCTGCCCGCCGCGTTCCCACGTCCGCTCATACCAAGCGGTCGTCTGCGATCGGCCAATCGGCGAGTAAGGGCCGGTTCCCGCGAAATCCTCGACATCGACACCCACGACATCGCGGGGCCGCACGTCGGCCTGGGCGATTGCCGCCTCTGCCGCTCGCACCCGCGCGGCACTCGCTGCCACAACCGGATCGCCGCTGGCGACCCTGGAAAGGGCGTCGGATAAACTTAGTTCCTGCGCCGCTCCGATCGAAGGAGTGGACAGGGCAGCGAGCGCCGCGCTTATCGCAAGCGCGCGCCGCACGCGCGCTTGTGGGCGCGCAGAAAACGTAAATGACATGACAAGTCGGCCTCACGAGCAGGCGTGGCGAATGCCGCGCCTCAAGTGACGCGGCGGCTTAGGTGCGGATCGCGCTGCTCTTGGGAGGTCGTTCGGGACCGTGAGTTAGGAAGCCGGGCATTCGGCCATCGACTGCCGGCCGCCAAGGGGAATCCCCCGAGAACATCCAAGATGCCTCGTGCGATACCGGCGTGAACAGTCCCGAGCCGCTATCGACATGGTGGTGATTTCCGGTCCCTGGCTGATGGTCAGGAGCGTCGTCGCCATCGTCAGGGTGTGAGTCGTGGGTGTCGTGCTGATGGTCGTCCGCCTCAAACACGATCTTGCTGAACGCGAGATGCTCATGGTTGCCGGAAGCACTTGATTGATGCTGAATCTGATCGACCACATTTGCCATGCTGGCGCTGGAAAAGACCAGCATCAGCGCGACGCACAGCGTTGCGCAAAGTCTAAAGGCCAGATGTCCAGTCAATCTTGTCACGATCAACGAGCATAGGCGGCCGGTAGGATAAGGCAAGGCTGCGCGACCGCCGCTGCGCCGGGCGCTCGCCGACCGCGCGCTCATCCGCCCAATTTCCGCGTGTTGCAGGACGAGTTCATATCGACTGCATCTCTATGGTGAGATGGCGCAGTTCATGGACCGGCTTGAGCCGTTCTTGAACAGCGGCGCGATCCACCGCGCCTAGTGCTACTACGCTCACAATTCCAGCATGGGCGTCGGGGCTGACGCGCCAGACATGCAGGTCAGCAATTTGTGCATCGCCTGGAGCT encodes:
- a CDS encoding efflux RND transporter permease subunit → MLERILAASIRFRWAVLAIVVLLCAVGIWSFQRLPIDATPDITNVQVQINSEAAGFSPLEAEQRVTFPVETAIAGVPGLQYTRSISRYGLSQVTAVFEDGTDIYFARQLINERLQTARDQLPEGVVPEMGPIATGLGEIFMYVLEAEPNARKPDGSRYTPEDLRTLQDWVIRPQLRNTPGVTEVNSIGGYERQYHVTPLPERLSSYGLSLNDVVQALDRNNANVGAGYIERYGEQYLVRVPGQASGIDDLRSIIVANRGGVPIRVADVADVGMGEELRTGAATENGQEVVLGTVFMLAGENSRVVAQAAAERLEEAARALPDGVRAVPIYDRTDLVDRTIKTVATNLAEGALLVIVVLFLLLGNIRAALITAAVIPISMLMTMTGMVRAGVSGNLMSLGALDFGLIVDGAVIIVENCLRRFGEAQHRLGRLLSREERFDLAASASSEVIRPSLFGVLIITLVYVPIFALTGVEGKMFHPMAITVVMALTAALLLSLTFVPAAVAMFVTGKVEEKDSRLMRGARRLYAPALDAALRLRTAFVIGAVALVAIAGVAASRMGSEFVPSLDEGDIALHALRIPGTSLSQAITMQTTLENRLRQFPEVERIVSKIGTAEVATDPMPPSVADTFIFLRERSEWPNPRKSRAQLVREMEQAASAIPGNNYEFTQPIQMRFNELLSGVRADVAIKVFGDDLDQLRAIGEQIEGVVSGIEGAQDVSVEQVTGLPILQITPDRSALARLGLNVGDIQDVVAVSIGGQQAGQIFEGDRRFPIIVRLPEDVRSRADEIGRLRIPVGGTNEAGIRNFVPLADVARVEVVTGPNQISREDGKRRVVVTANVRGRDLGSFIEEVRQRVGAEVEVPSGYWVSYGGTFEQLISAAQRLQIVVPLVLLLIFGLLYALFRSFKDSAIVFSGVPLALTGGVAALLLRGMPLSISAGVGFIALSGVAVLNGLVMLSFIRQLRADGLGLDPAIREGALTRLRPVLMTALVASLGFVPMAFNVGAGAEVQRPLATVVIGGVISSTMLTLLVLPALYRIVHGRAARRESDQSTNPTLAEA
- a CDS encoding transmembrane anchor protein → MFNAQRPNLDDLPTNRQLIRATLIAAASAGALLVAVILPSEYGVDPTGAGRVLGLTQMGEIKVQLAEEAAQDAAADAAAAERTSRPAPAQASAGSAQPTVAQAQPERPSAPAGRNDTTRLTLAPGQGAEIKLTADRGAQIAFNWSVEGGHVNYDTHADAPGISYHG
- a CDS encoding HupE/UreJ family protein — its product is MMSLFATMQRGPRNRLFLALSLFALSFCFGVDAFAHNVAEGDKGYIQESSGVLFFPFLYLGAKHMVTGYDHLLFLFGVIFFLYRMKHIAIYVTLFAVGHSTTMLFGVLTGISANAYIIDAIIGLSVVYKALDNLGAFQRWFGVQPNTKAATLVFGFFHGFGLATKIIEFEISPDGLLANLIAFNIGVEIGQLLALAAILILMGFWRRTSSFMRHAFAANTILMAAGFVLVGYQLVGFAVA
- a CDS encoding efflux RND transporter periplasmic adaptor subunit codes for the protein MARSLLSAGALLACALLAGCSGSPTTNETEQPEAAAAADYERGPHGGRMLHNGDFALEVTIFEDSVEPEYRVYPYRDGEPIAPNQVQLAIELSRLGGRTDRFAFRPQEDFLRGNGVVAEPHSFDVRVRAVEGGRTHSWAYASYEGRTTISPQAAQAGGVRTERAGPATVAELIDMAGRVEITPEGSADVRARLPGQIVWMTGRLGQQVTRGQTLLRVESSHSLQTYAVTAPISGVIVEKNANVGDTTGDRALFVIANPSDIHAEFFVFPRDAERVRVGQRVSVRSLSGEARIEAPVEAILPTADIASQTLVAHVHLPPRASQVFRPGMGVEGSFAIAEAQVPLAVRTRAIQRFRDFEVVYARVGNTYEVRMLEIGRRTPEWTEVLGGLEPGTEYVTEGAFLIRADIEKSGASHDH
- a CDS encoding TolC family protein, which codes for MSFTFSARPQARVRRALAISAALAALSTPSIGAAQELSLSDALSRVASGDPVVAASAARVRAAEAAIAQADVRPRDVVGVDVEDFAGTGPYSPIGRSQTTAWYERTWERGGQRQARIGAARSELGVATERNRLRMLDLLAQVQTAWVEALAAEAAVPIAEQRLAEAQRVEAEVDRRVGRALDPLFAGERARTAVAQARIALGQARETARIARAGLAAYWGGTADFRLDLASFDTPGASAARAEASPDLALLAAERDAAGARLRLAETANVGNPTARVGVRHFGDGNDVALVVGGSIPLGSRSANRGNVLRAQADAQAAEAEIAVIRVQVAREIDRLVAERAAILTEIGRLDSEVLPSAERAVVLVRDGFRRGGTAFTFLEVSQAQQAVVDVRSRRVDLLRRFHLAGARLDRLTGRHAPLLSSAEIR